A window of the Sandaracinaceae bacterium genome harbors these coding sequences:
- a CDS encoding TatD family hydrolase, with protein sequence MTLFDTHCHLDDKRFEGDFEAVLQRARDAGVTRIATIGCCSDVESVPRALNVARAHADWVVASSGVHPHDAKSWSPALRDAIVAVAADPLLVAIGEAGLDYHYDNSPRAEQQQAFRDQIALARQVKKPLIVHTRSAPEDTLAILREEHARDVGGIIHCFSETPDFAKQALDMGFVSSFSGIVTFKNATEVREAARVQPLDALLVETDAPYLAPIPHRGRRNEPAYVAHTADCIAALRGIDPAEVRERSFANALRVFGLPPVAVADAGTRPGS encoded by the coding sequence ATGACCCTGTTCGACACCCACTGCCACCTGGACGACAAGCGCTTCGAGGGTGACTTCGAGGCCGTGCTGCAGCGCGCACGAGACGCGGGCGTCACCCGCATCGCCACCATCGGCTGCTGCAGCGACGTGGAGAGCGTGCCGCGCGCGCTGAACGTCGCCCGCGCCCACGCGGACTGGGTGGTCGCCTCGTCCGGCGTGCACCCGCACGACGCGAAGAGCTGGAGCCCTGCCCTGCGGGACGCGATCGTCGCCGTGGCGGCAGACCCGCTGCTCGTGGCGATCGGCGAGGCCGGCCTCGACTACCACTACGACAACTCGCCGCGGGCCGAGCAGCAGCAGGCCTTCCGCGACCAGATCGCCCTCGCCCGCCAGGTGAAGAAGCCGCTCATCGTGCACACGCGCTCGGCCCCGGAGGACACCCTGGCCATCCTGCGCGAGGAGCACGCACGGGACGTGGGGGGCATCATCCACTGCTTCAGCGAGACCCCGGACTTCGCCAAGCAGGCGCTCGACATGGGCTTCGTGTCGAGCTTCAGCGGCATCGTCACCTTCAAGAACGCCACGGAAGTGCGGGAGGCGGCGCGGGTCCAGCCCCTCGACGCGCTCCTGGTGGAGACCGACGCGCCCTACCTCGCGCCCATCCCTCATCGGGGACGGCGCAACGAGCCGGCCTACGTGGCGCACACCGCCGACTGCATCGCCGCCCTGCGCGGCATCGACCCCGCCGAGGTGCGTGAGCGCTCCTTCGCGAACGCCCTGCGGGTGTTCGGGCTGCCCCCCGTGGCCGTCGCGGACGCCGGGACGCGCCCGGGATCATAA
- a CDS encoding sulfatase-like hydrolase/transferase — MTQRTTPLEPLRPIPALLLLSLALGVAGCNCGGGDGESGTGEGAEAPVSEVFEDLDTQLDLIELVHLADVYHHGLYMDFGTAAQAKYSVGDWRSGWGARAAEGDATFSFVGTRARFYFPVDEAGDHTLRIRLRAHGTERLTPYLNGETVQSLTIRQGEFADYDVTLPGSKLVVGENNIQLVFGGSTQVGGEDVSAAIESVRVVRGSFPDGQFDAPAFDALVATVALGGTERQAVVTRRPMSLRYHVQVPANGRLGFGVGLEGEGDAPVKVFVTGDNGTRQEVFSGTAGGSWNDQVVDLNAFAGQVVRLELASESAGAGRVAWSVPRILVPHVERPTIEPARNVVVVLIDTLRADKLRPFNSNSRVEAPTIDSLAQAGAVFELAQSAENWTKPSVASVLTGLYPMTHGQKTESSSLSPDAVLLSEHLKEQGFRTGSFLANGYVSDRFGFNQGWDHYTNYIRENKSTEAENVFSEAATWIEQNRGERFFAYIQTIDPHVPYDPPEEYLRRYDARPNYAGQVRARMTPDLLVGAKRNPPTVTFDESDRRRLEALHDAEITQHDHFFGRFLARLEELGLTEDTLVVVVSDHGEEFNDHGSYGHGHSVYQELLHVPLMFRLPGRIPTNTRVGTAVSTLNIPATVTDLLGVPTMPTQEGRSLVNLMLGVNQPGPQVAFSDFQDERRVITTGRWKFLLRGNLTSTMFDLQQDPRERQQLPAGSSPVAQRFCRVMLSQFLGSTERGNWTGSQQRRGTELRGGDAVMDDEIQGQLRALGYAH, encoded by the coding sequence ATGACCCAGCGCACAACCCCCCTCGAGCCCCTCCGGCCCATCCCGGCCCTCCTCCTGCTCTCGCTCGCCCTCGGCGTAGCGGGCTGCAACTGCGGCGGCGGTGACGGCGAGTCGGGCACGGGCGAAGGCGCGGAGGCGCCGGTGTCCGAGGTGTTCGAGGACCTGGACACCCAGCTGGACCTGATCGAGCTGGTGCACCTGGCGGACGTCTACCACCACGGCCTCTACATGGACTTCGGCACGGCCGCCCAGGCCAAGTACAGCGTCGGCGATTGGCGCTCGGGCTGGGGCGCCCGCGCCGCCGAGGGCGACGCCACCTTCTCGTTCGTAGGGACCCGCGCCCGCTTCTACTTCCCGGTGGACGAGGCCGGCGACCACACCCTGCGCATTCGGTTGCGCGCGCACGGCACGGAGCGCCTCACGCCGTACCTCAACGGTGAGACGGTGCAGTCGCTCACCATCCGCCAGGGCGAGTTCGCCGACTACGACGTGACGCTCCCCGGCTCGAAGCTGGTGGTGGGCGAGAACAACATCCAGCTGGTCTTCGGCGGCAGCACGCAGGTGGGCGGTGAGGATGTCTCTGCGGCCATCGAGTCCGTGCGCGTCGTGCGCGGCAGCTTCCCCGACGGTCAGTTCGACGCGCCGGCCTTCGACGCGCTCGTCGCGACGGTCGCGCTGGGCGGAACCGAGCGTCAGGCCGTGGTGACGCGTCGCCCGATGAGCCTGCGCTACCACGTGCAGGTGCCCGCCAACGGGCGCCTGGGCTTCGGCGTGGGGCTCGAGGGCGAGGGCGACGCACCGGTGAAGGTCTTCGTCACGGGTGACAACGGCACCCGGCAGGAGGTCTTCTCGGGCACGGCCGGAGGGAGCTGGAACGACCAGGTGGTCGACCTGAACGCGTTCGCCGGGCAGGTGGTGCGCCTCGAGCTCGCCTCCGAGAGCGCCGGCGCCGGGCGCGTGGCCTGGAGCGTGCCGCGCATCCTGGTGCCGCACGTGGAGCGGCCGACCATCGAGCCGGCCCGCAACGTCGTGGTCGTGCTGATCGACACGCTGCGCGCCGACAAGCTGCGCCCCTTCAACTCGAACAGCCGCGTCGAGGCCCCCACCATCGACTCGCTGGCGCAGGCGGGTGCCGTGTTCGAGCTGGCGCAGTCGGCCGAGAATTGGACCAAGCCCTCCGTGGCGTCGGTGCTGACGGGTCTCTACCCCATGACGCATGGCCAGAAGACGGAGTCTTCGTCGCTCTCACCCGACGCCGTGCTGCTCAGCGAGCACCTCAAGGAGCAGGGTTTCCGCACCGGCAGCTTCTTGGCGAACGGCTACGTGTCGGACCGCTTCGGCTTCAACCAGGGCTGGGACCACTACACGAACTACATCCGCGAGAACAAGAGCACCGAGGCCGAGAACGTCTTCAGCGAGGCGGCCACGTGGATCGAGCAGAACCGCGGCGAGCGCTTCTTCGCGTACATCCAGACCATCGACCCGCACGTGCCCTACGACCCGCCCGAGGAGTACCTGCGCCGCTACGATGCCCGCCCCAACTACGCCGGTCAGGTGCGTGCGCGCATGACCCCGGATCTCCTGGTCGGCGCCAAGCGCAACCCACCCACCGTCACCTTCGACGAGAGCGACCGACGCCGCCTGGAGGCGCTGCACGACGCCGAGATCACGCAGCACGACCACTTCTTCGGCCGCTTCCTGGCGCGCCTCGAGGAGCTGGGCCTGACGGAGGACACACTGGTGGTGGTGGTGTCCGATCACGGCGAGGAGTTCAACGACCACGGGTCCTACGGCCACGGCCACTCCGTCTACCAAGAGCTGCTGCACGTGCCCCTGATGTTCCGCCTTCCGGGTCGCATCCCGACCAACACGCGCGTCGGCACGGCGGTCAGCACGCTGAACATCCCGGCCACCGTGACCGACCTGCTGGGTGTGCCCACGATGCCCACGCAGGAGGGGCGTAGCCTGGTGAACCTCATGCTGGGCGTGAACCAGCCGGGCCCGCAGGTGGCCTTCAGCGACTTCCAGGACGAGCGGCGTGTCATCACCACCGGGCGCTGGAAGTTCCTGCTGCGCGGGAACCTCACCTCCACCATGTTCGACCTCCAGCAGGACCCGCGCGAGCGTCAGCAGCTCCCGGCCGGCTCGAGCCCGGTAGCGCAGCGCTTCTGCCGCGTGATGCTCTCTCAGTTCCTCGGCTCCACCGAGCGGGGCAACTGGACGGGCTCCCAGCAGCGGCGCGGCACCGAGCTGCGCGGCGGCGATGCGGTCATGGACGACGAGATCCAGGGGCAGCTCCGCGCCCTTGGCTACGCCCACTGA
- a CDS encoding HEAT repeat domain-containing protein, producing the protein MFLTPLTPTPEAALRDVHATRAEFRVAAARALGNVPAEHLAAALEGLRTLCRDTDARVRLEALAALGLVGDATVLPDVLAQRQDPAPAVRATALLTAGALGCDEAVLVESVTRADPPLQIAGLEALAQRVAGESGARGDAPEPCHSATSGARQASPTALHATLRALDDVSEAVRATAAAALAALDARSATDALAGRLTDVPRVRASAALALADLGDSRGVPVLIEQLARGSFEAAEALGTLGVDAAREPLAASAGRLFTPLLTKAAAGAALIRLGDPRGEDALRAVLKAFRPDGRPYAVTQVMQLKLSGLRPELEALVKRPRGVDLDLLRDALSALGTGSPA; encoded by the coding sequence GTGTTCCTGACCCCCCTCACCCCCACGCCCGAAGCGGCGCTGCGCGACGTGCACGCCACGCGCGCGGAGTTTCGCGTGGCGGCGGCCCGTGCCCTCGGGAACGTGCCGGCCGAGCACCTCGCCGCGGCCCTCGAGGGGCTGCGCACGCTGTGCCGCGACACGGACGCCCGGGTGCGCCTCGAGGCGCTGGCGGCGTTGGGACTGGTGGGCGACGCGACCGTCCTGCCGGACGTGCTGGCGCAGCGTCAGGACCCCGCCCCCGCGGTGCGCGCCACCGCTCTGCTGACGGCGGGTGCCCTCGGATGTGACGAAGCCGTGCTGGTCGAGAGCGTCACGCGGGCGGACCCACCGCTGCAGATCGCGGGGCTCGAGGCCCTCGCCCAGCGGGTCGCGGGCGAGTCCGGCGCGCGCGGCGACGCCCCCGAGCCGTGCCACTCGGCAACGAGCGGCGCGCGGCAGGCCAGCCCGACCGCGCTCCACGCCACGCTCCGCGCGCTGGACGACGTGAGCGAGGCCGTGCGCGCGACCGCCGCCGCCGCCCTGGCCGCGCTCGACGCCCGCTCTGCCACCGACGCGCTGGCGGGGCGCCTCACGGACGTTCCGCGCGTGCGCGCCAGCGCCGCCCTCGCCCTCGCCGATCTGGGCGACTCCCGCGGCGTGCCCGTCTTGATCGAGCAGCTGGCCCGCGGCTCGTTCGAGGCCGCCGAGGCCCTCGGCACGCTGGGGGTCGACGCGGCGCGCGAGCCGCTGGCCGCGTCCGCGGGGCGCCTCTTCACACCCCTGCTCACCAAGGCGGCGGCGGGGGCTGCCCTCATCCGCCTGGGCGATCCGCGCGGCGAAGACGCCCTGCGCGCCGTACTGAAAGCCTTCCGCCCGGACGGCCGCCCCTACGCGGTCACCCAGGTCATGCAGCTGAAGCTCTCGGGCCTGCGCCCCGAGCTGGAGGCACTGGTGAAGCGTCCGCGCGGCGTGGACCTGGACCTCCTGCGCGACGCGCTCTCGGCGCTCGGGACGGGGAGCCCGGCATGA